In Mycolicibacterium nivoides, the DNA window CGGTGTTCCTGCTGGGATCCGTGCTCGCCACCGGCTGGGGATTTGTCGGCTTTCCGTTGCTATCCACCGGCAACAGCTTGCTCATCTTTCTCGGCATCACGCTCGGCCTTCTGATCCACGGCCTGATGTACGCCCCACAACCGGCGCTGATGGCCGAGATGTTCCCCACCCGGATGCGCTACACCGGCATCTCGCTGGGTTACCAAGTCACCTCGATCTTCGCCGGATCACTCGCTCCTTTCATCAGCACCTCGCTGCTGCGTTCACATGAATCGTGGGTGCCGGTCGCCTGCTACCTCGCGGTGGCAGCAGTGGTCTCAACCGTGTCGGTGAGTTTCCTGAAGGAGACCAAGGGCATCGACCTGGCCGACATCGGCGCCACTACCCCGAGACTTCAGGCAGCCTCATGACGCCGACGGTCGGGCAGAACCACCGTCACTGGCCGACGGAGTGGCCGGAAGATCCACCTTCGCGCACGATTCCCTGGACAACCGATTGTCCGGCGCGATACCGAATCTTGCCCAATCGGTTGCTCAACGTGTAAGGGTGTGCTTCGCTAGGTGGACCACCGGGCGTGAACGCCCGATTTTTTCTCCGGCCCCCGCATTGCTGCGAGGCCTGCAACTGCCGACCCAAGACATTCGAGAATGGGATCAGTCACCACATGAGTGATATATCAGTTATCGATCGGTTTGCCGTTCCCTCACAGTTACAGGGTCTGCGGCGATGACCCGCAGACTGGAAGTCGTCGGGATCGACAAGGAATACACCACGTCCCACGGTGTCACCCGCGTACTGCGGGGGCTGACTCTGCACGCGGACCGCGGCGAGTTTGTCTCAATCGTCGGCCCGAGCGGATGCGGCAAGTCGACTCTGTTCAACATCATCACCGGGCTGGTGGCGCCCACCGCGGGGTCGATCCGGGTGAACGGGGTCGACGTCACCGGCACCACCTCGGAACATATCGGTTACGTCCTGCAGAAAGACCTCCTGTTCCCGTGGCGGACGGTTCTGGAGAACGTCATCCTCGGACTAGAGGTGCGTGGCACGCGCAAGAAGGAAGCACGCGAACGCGCCCGACAACTCTTCGCGGCCTACAAGCTGGAGGGCTACGAGGACAACTACCCCGCCGATCTCTCTGGGGGGATGCGCCAGCGGGCGGCACTCATGCGCACCATGGTGACCGATCCGGACATCATCCTGATGGACGAAGCGTACAAGGCACTCGACTACCCCCTCAAGATCGCGCTGGAGGGCGAGCTGCTCGAAACCGCCAGAGCCACAGGAAAAACCGTTGTCGCTGTCACCCACGACATCGAGGAGGCGGTCACGATGTCGGACCGCGTGTACATCCTCAAAGCCCATCCCGGGGAGATCGTCGACGAACTCGACGTCGTTCTCGGCACCACGAGCACCGATATCAACGAGCGGCGGCTGGCGCCCCGATTCAACGAGTTCTACGAAAAGATCTGGCGCGGAATCGGGCAGTCGGTGGACGTCGCATGAAACCCGTCGTCCCCACATTTTCTCACCTCACCAAGGAGGACAGATGACGACCGTACTTGCCGAGCCGTCGGCCACCCCCACACGGCGGATCCGGACGGCCACCGTATCGCCGCGCCGCCGCCGGCGGATCATCCTGCACACCATGCAGGTCCTGATCGTCGTAACAGCCTTGTCCGCATGGGAATTCGGCGCCCGCAGCGGTGCCATCAGCTCGTTCCTCTTCGGCAGCCCCAGCGCGGTTTGGAACGTACTGCAGACCCGCGCGACCTCCGGTGCGCTATGGTCCGACATCGGCGTCACCAGCATGGAGGTCCTCTTCGGATTCTTGATCGGCGCCGTCGGCGGATCCGCTCTCGGCCTGCTGCTGTGGTACTCGCAATTCATCGCGGATCTGACGTCACCGTTCATCGCAGCCATCGGGTCGATCCCGGTCCTGGCGGTCGCCCCGTTGACAATCATCTGGTTCGGCACCGAGATGACGTCCAAGGTCGTGATCGTCGCGTTCTCGTGTGTGGTCGTGTCACTGACCACTTCCTACCGTGGCGCCCGACGCACCGATCCCGACCTGGTCAACCTGATGAAGTCGTTCGGTGCCTCCCGCTCCCAGATCTTCCGCAAACTCGTTGTGCCGTCTGCGATGACGTGGGTGGTGTCGGGGTTGAAGCTCAACATCGGCTTCGCACTCGTCGGCGCCATCGTCGGCGAATACATCAGCTCCGAGGCCGGCGTGGGCCACATGATCCTGCTCGGCAGCTCCAATTTCACCATCAGCCTCGTCATTGCCGGCATCGCCATCGTCATGGTCATGGTGTTGGTTTTCAACCTCCTCGTCGGCGCACTCGAGCGCTTCCTCGGTCAGTGGGAAAGGTCATGATCATGAAAGCCCGAAAGCTACTCCGCCAGTTGATAGTTGCTGGCGCCTCGACAACGGTCTTGGTCGCCACGGCCTGCGGCAGCGAACCGGCCCAGTCTGCGGACGGCACCGCCACGGTCCGAATCAGCCAGGCCTTCCAGTCACTGCTCTACCTGCCGCTCTACGTCGCGAAAGAGAACGGCTACTTCCAGGAGCAGGGTGTGACCGTCGATATCGCCACCGGCGGCGGTGGCACCCAGTCCTGGACCGCGGTGCTAGGCGGATCCGCCGACTTCTCCATCCAGGACCCAGTCTTCGTGCCGAAGTCACACGAGAACAGCGGCCCTGGTGTGGTGGTCGCCGCCATCCAGAATGCTCCGTCGGTGTTCGTCATCGGCCGCGGCGGCGCCGGCGACACCCTGAACGATCCGTCGGTGTTCGAGGGCAAAAAGGTGGTGGTGAGTCCGGAACCTGATACCAGCTGGGCATTCATGAAATACCTGATCGACCAGAAGGACTTGAAAGACGTCACCATGGTCAACGTCACTCTCGGCAGTGAACTGGCCGCGGTGGCAGGCGGGCAGGCCGACCTGGCACTGTCCTTCGAGCCCACCGTCAGCCAGGCAGTGGTGGACCAGGGCCTTGAGGTGGTCTACTCCTTTCCCGCCAATCCAGACTGGTACCCCTTCGCCTTCTCCAGCCTGACCACTACGGAGAAGTACCTGCAGGACAACCCTGAATCCGCCCAGGGGGTGGTCACCGCGATCGCCAAGGCGTCGAGGTTCATCTACGCCGACCCCGCGACCACCATCGACATCGCCGCCAAGTACTTCCCCGATCTGTCTCGCGAGGTGGTCGCGGCCGCCGTCGAACGGGAGATAGCCGCCAAGGGGTACGCCGAGGACGTCACGGTGACCAAGGAGTCCTGGGATCACAACATGGAAATCTCGTTGTTCACGAAGAACATTGCGGCCTACCCCTCAGAGGCCACGTCGTATGAGAACAACGTCGACACCGAACTGGCAACCCGCGCCCGCAGCGCCCTCAAGGAAGGCTGAACGTGACGGTGCATCCGCCCGAACACGGAGAACTCGAACAGATCTCTGCGGCATACGGTCTCGGCCTGAGCACGGGCGAATTGGCAGAGTTCGTCCCGCACGTCAAGGACACGCTGAGCTCCTGGGATGTGGTCGCCGAACTGTACAGGGAGATCGAACCGCCCGCCGTGACACGTGCCTGGTCGCCGCCGGAGCACAACCCCTTGGGCGCCTGGTACGTCACATGCGACGTCACCTCAACAGGCGCGGGTCCGCTGGCCGGACGCACGGTGGGCATCAAGGACAACATCGCGGTTGCCGGTGTGCCGATGATGAACGGTTCGGCGTTGGTCGAAGGCTACGTCCCGGACCGTGACGCCACTGTGGTCGCCCGACTGTTGGCCGCCGGCGCCACGATCACGGGCAAGACCGTCTGCGAAAACCTTTGTTTTTCCGGTGCGTCGCACACCGCGACCACCGGTCCTGTGCGCAATCCCTGGGACCACAGCCGGACAACGGGTGGATCCTCCAGCGGCAGTGCCGCTCTGGTCGCCGCCGGAGCCGTCGACCTCGCGATCGGCGGTGACCAGGGCGGCTCGGTGCGGCTGCCTGCGGCGTTCACCGGGATCGTCGGGCACAAGCCGACCCACGGGCTCGTCCCCTATACCGGCGCTTTCCCCATCGAGCAGACCCTCGACCACCTCGGTCCGATGACCCGCACCGTCGCCGACGCGGCACTGGTTCTCGACGTGATCGCCGGCCCCGACGGGCTGGATCCCCGGCAGCGCGACGGGCGCGACGGACCCACGTTCACCGACGAGCTGAGCCGGCCCGCGGCCGGGCTGCGGGTCGGTGTGCTGACCGAGGGCTTCGGGCACCCGGAATCTGCTCCTGGCGTCGACGCCGCCGTCCGCGGTGCCGTAGACGTACTGCGCACCGAAGGGATGCTGTGCGAAGAGGTTTCGGTACCCTGGCACCGCCACGGCAAACAGATCTGGGATGTGATCGCAGTCGAGGGTGGTACCGCCCAGATGGTCGACGGCAACGCCTACGGCAGGAACTGGCAGGGCTGGTACGACCCTGCGCTCATCGAGCACTACGGAAGCCGACGCCGCTCCGATGGCTCCTCCTTCCCAGACACCGTGAAGCTGGTGCTGCTGGCTGGGTGCCATACCCTTGAGCGGCATCACGGCACGCACTATGCAATGGCACGCAACCTCGTTCCGCTTCTGCGTGCCGCATACGACGAGGCGCTGTCGCGCTTCGATGTCCTCGTCATGCCCACTACTCCGATCCTGGCCAGCCCGATACCGTCCTGCGACGCGCCGCTGGACGAGTACCTGGCGCGGGCGCTGGAGATGATGGCCAACACCGCGACCTTCGACGTCACGGGCCATCCTGCGTGCAGCGTGCCTGCCGGTCTGGTCGACGGACTGCCGGTCGGGATGATGATCGTGGGCCGCCGCCTCGACGATGCGACGGTCCTGCGGGTTGCGCACACCTTCGAGCTGGCCCGCGGGGGCTTTCCCACTGCGGCGGACGGGGCATCATGAGCGAAGTACACGAGATCGAACTGGATCTCACCAAGTCACTGGTGGACGAACCGCGAGCGGGTCACAACCGCTGGCATCCGGACATCCCACCGGTGCTGCGGTGCGCGCCGGGCGACACCGTGGCGCTGCGTGCCCGCGACGGCTACGACGGGCAGATCAACCGGGATTCGACGGCGGCGGACGTGCTGGCCATGGATACCGCCCGGATCCATCCCTTGACTGGTCCCGTGTACGTCGAGGGCGCCGAACCCGGTGACCTCTTGGTGGTCGATGTGCTCTCGGTCGAGACCGGAGACTTCGGCGCAACGCTGAACATTCCCGGATTCGGTTTTCTGCGTGACGAATTCACCGAACCGCACATCGTGCGCTGGGAGATCGCCGAGGGGTTCGCCACTTCAGCGGACCTTCCAGGCGTGCGGTTGCCTGCGGCTCCGTTCATGGGAGTGATGGGGGTCGCACCGTCGCGGGAGTTGTTCGAGCGCACCAGGAGCGCTGAACAACGGGCCGCGGCGGAGGGCGGGCTGGTCGAACTGCCCAATCCCACCTCAGCAGTGCCGCCGGACTTACCCGGGGACCCGGGGCGACGCACCATCTCCCCCACCGAGGCCGGCGGCAACATCGATATCAAACACCTGACCGCAGGCAGCCGGGTGTACCTGCCGGTCTGGGTTGCGGGCGCCTTGTTCTCCGTCGGCGACGGGCACTTCGCGCAGGGCGATGGCGAATCCTGCGGTGCCGCCGTGGAAACCACCACAAGCGTGGTGCTGCGGTTCGACCTGCGCAAGCAGTCAGCGACGTCGGGCGGGGCACGCTACCTGCGCTTCGAGCGCCTCACCGCCGGACCGCCGGAGGTGGCCGCGCGGCCGCACTTCGCGGTGACCGGTGTGCCGGTGGACGACGCCGGCCGGATCCACCCGGAGAACCTCAACCTGGCGACACGAAACGCACTGCGCCTGATGGTCGATCACCTCGCCAACGAGCGGGGTTTCACCCGCCAGCAGGCGTATGCGCTGTGCAGCGTGGCCGTCGACCTGCGCATCAGCCAAATTGTCGATGTGCCAAACGTGTTGGTGTCGGCCATGGTACCCACCGATATCTTCGAGTGAGCCTCAGCCGCACGACTTTTTGGGCAGCTCAGCGGTCCCGCCTCATCTCCGGCGCCCGTCTCCGATCACGCGACTGGACGAATAGCTCAATCCGGCACGACGACGGCGCGACTGCGGCCGGTGTGCGCCCACGCCTCGCCGATCCGGCTCAGCGGAAACGCGGTGTAGGGCAGCTGCAAGGACCCGTCGGCGAAGCGGGCCATGACCTCGGGCGCCTCGGCGTGCATCGCCTCGGCGGACCGCGATCCGACGCCGCTCCCGGTTACCTGGATCCGCCGGCTGCGCAGCAGGTCCGCGGGCAGCGACGCCGCGATACCCGCGAGCGACCCGATCTGCACGTAGGCCATGTTCGCCTCGGCGTCTTCGCCGCTGCGACCCAGTACGGCGAAGGCGGCCTCGGCGATGGCCCCCACAGGTAATCCATCACCAAACCGGGCGACGTCTCCGACACCACGTCGGCCAGGGCCTTCTCCAAACCGTCGGGTCCGTTGTGGGCCAGCGACACGGTGGTCGCTCCCGCTCCGCGCAGCCACTCCAGTGCCTCCGGATCGCGGCCGCAGGCGATGACCCGCTCCGCCCCGAGCGCCAACGCCCCCTGTACGGCAAGGCTGCCCGATATTCCCGTGGCACCGAGCACCAGCACGGTGCCCAACACCCCGAGTTCCTTACGACGCGCGGAGAGAACCATCCAGCCCGACAGGCCGGGGTTCATGCCCGCTGCGATCGTGAGCGGATCCGCTCCCACCGGAAGCTCCGCCTGGAGGGGAGCAAACAGTCGCTCGGCCATCGTCCCGAAGGGTGGACGCGCGTATCCGGTGTAGACCATGCGTCCGTCGCCGGTGCGCGCAACCGCGTCGATGCCTGGCACCAACGGGTACGTCATTTGGCCGACGCCGTAGTGCCGCCCGGTGGCCAGCCCGCGAACGACGTGATGCAGACCGGCCGCGACTAGGTCCAACGGCTCACGGCCGGTCGGGACCATGGGCTCGGGAAAGTCGCCATAGGCGGGCGACGCATTGGGAGCGGTGATGACCGCAGCAAGCATCAGCTTCTCCCTAACTAAGTTAAGCAACCCACCTCAGCATGGCTTAACAACGTTAAGGTGTCAACGACGACCCCGACATCACCCGAGGCCCGGCCGACGCGGGACGGATGAGGAGACGATCCAAGTCACTGATGACGTTCGGGTAGGCGGGATCGAATACCGACGAGTACAACGTCGACGATTCTCTCGGCGTCCGCACGGGTGAACGTGCGCATCCCGCGGTTGACGATGAGGTGCACCGGGCCGGAGATCATCTCCCCAAGGAAGGAACTGTCGACCGGGGGAAGTTCCCCTCTGCCAACGGCGGTGTCCACTCGCTGCTGCATGGCGGCCACGCGGGCGTCGAGCACCCTGGCCAGCGCGCGGATAGTGGCATCGTGGCGGGCAGGCTGGACAGCCGCTTCGAGCGTGCGCCCGAATGGCGTTTCGAGGCCGGCCGCGAGGGCCACCAGAAAGTCCACCAGGTCTCGGCGTATGTCGCCGGTGTCGGCAATAGAAGCGAGGTCGTCGGCATAACGCAACAATGCGTCGGCAACTAATTCTTCGCGCTCAGGCCAGTTGCGGTAAACGCTGGCCTTATGTACGCCCGCGGCCGCGGCGACGTCCTCATACCGGAACCCCGCGACGCCGTCACGCGCCACGAGTTCGGCTGTGGCGGCGAGGATTTGCGCCTTTACCCGCCCGTTACGGCCGCCGGGACGCCGCGCCGACGGATGGTCGGTAGTCCCGTTTCCCATCGCCACCTTCACCTTCCGCCTTGGCGACGATTGTCGCGAGGCAGAGCATTGCGGTGCAACCCGGATGCACATAAACTCATTAAAGCGACCAACTGTCGCTTTAAATCGATCTTGGATAGGCACAAGGACCGTCCATCCGTCACCACCATCCCAACGCGAGCCATGGAGCGCTGATAGAGATCCTCATGTCGGGCGGCGGCATAGCCGCGTTGGCGTGCGCTGGCGTTCGGCAGCCGCAGCCACGGTCACGGCAGTCGAACGCGCCTTGGACCCGGGCCGAGTTGCAGGTGTTCCGATGCGGGGCAAGGCGGTCGCATCATTCGAATTCAGTCCACCCCAGAATCGAATGCCCTGGTCCCGAATAGTTTTCACGGTCCACCCGCCGGAACCGATTGGCCGTTGAGG includes these proteins:
- a CDS encoding TetR/AcrR family transcriptional regulator, encoding MKVAMGNGTTDHPSARRPGGRNGRVKAQILAATAELVARDGVAGFRYEDVAAAAGVHKASVYRNWPEREELVADALLRYADDLASIADTGDIRRDLVDFLVALAAGLETPFGRTLEAAVQPARHDATIRALARVLDARVAAMQQRVDTAVGRGELPPVDSSFLGEMISGPVHLIVNRGMRTFTRADAERIVDVVLVGIRSRLPERHQ
- a CDS encoding amidase — encoded protein: MTVHPPEHGELEQISAAYGLGLSTGELAEFVPHVKDTLSSWDVVAELYREIEPPAVTRAWSPPEHNPLGAWYVTCDVTSTGAGPLAGRTVGIKDNIAVAGVPMMNGSALVEGYVPDRDATVVARLLAAGATITGKTVCENLCFSGASHTATTGPVRNPWDHSRTTGGSSSGSAALVAAGAVDLAIGGDQGGSVRLPAAFTGIVGHKPTHGLVPYTGAFPIEQTLDHLGPMTRTVADAALVLDVIAGPDGLDPRQRDGRDGPTFTDELSRPAAGLRVGVLTEGFGHPESAPGVDAAVRGAVDVLRTEGMLCEEVSVPWHRHGKQIWDVIAVEGGTAQMVDGNAYGRNWQGWYDPALIEHYGSRRRSDGSSFPDTVKLVLLAGCHTLERHHGTHYAMARNLVPLLRAAYDEALSRFDVLVMPTTPILASPIPSCDAPLDEYLARALEMMANTATFDVTGHPACSVPAGLVDGLPVGMMIVGRRLDDATVLRVAHTFELARGGFPTAADGAS
- a CDS encoding ABC transporter substrate-binding protein; protein product: MKARKLLRQLIVAGASTTVLVATACGSEPAQSADGTATVRISQAFQSLLYLPLYVAKENGYFQEQGVTVDIATGGGGTQSWTAVLGGSADFSIQDPVFVPKSHENSGPGVVVAAIQNAPSVFVIGRGGAGDTLNDPSVFEGKKVVVSPEPDTSWAFMKYLIDQKDLKDVTMVNVTLGSELAAVAGGQADLALSFEPTVSQAVVDQGLEVVYSFPANPDWYPFAFSSLTTTEKYLQDNPESAQGVVTAIAKASRFIYADPATTIDIAAKYFPDLSREVVAAAVEREIAAKGYAEDVTVTKESWDHNMEISLFTKNIAAYPSEATSYENNVDTELATRARSALKEG
- a CDS encoding ABC transporter ATP-binding protein — protein: MTRRLEVVGIDKEYTTSHGVTRVLRGLTLHADRGEFVSIVGPSGCGKSTLFNIITGLVAPTAGSIRVNGVDVTGTTSEHIGYVLQKDLLFPWRTVLENVILGLEVRGTRKKEARERARQLFAAYKLEGYEDNYPADLSGGMRQRAALMRTMVTDPDIILMDEAYKALDYPLKIALEGELLETARATGKTVVAVTHDIEEAVTMSDRVYILKAHPGEIVDELDVVLGTTSTDINERRLAPRFNEFYEKIWRGIGQSVDVA
- a CDS encoding ABC transporter permease, with the translated sequence MTTVLAEPSATPTRRIRTATVSPRRRRRIILHTMQVLIVVTALSAWEFGARSGAISSFLFGSPSAVWNVLQTRATSGALWSDIGVTSMEVLFGFLIGAVGGSALGLLLWYSQFIADLTSPFIAAIGSIPVLAVAPLTIIWFGTEMTSKVVIVAFSCVVVSLTTSYRGARRTDPDLVNLMKSFGASRSQIFRKLVVPSAMTWVVSGLKLNIGFALVGAIVGEYISSEAGVGHMILLGSSNFTISLVIAGIAIVMVMVLVFNLLVGALERFLGQWERS
- a CDS encoding acetamidase/formamidase family protein; this encodes MSEVHEIELDLTKSLVDEPRAGHNRWHPDIPPVLRCAPGDTVALRARDGYDGQINRDSTAADVLAMDTARIHPLTGPVYVEGAEPGDLLVVDVLSVETGDFGATLNIPGFGFLRDEFTEPHIVRWEIAEGFATSADLPGVRLPAAPFMGVMGVAPSRELFERTRSAEQRAAAEGGLVELPNPTSAVPPDLPGDPGRRTISPTEAGGNIDIKHLTAGSRVYLPVWVAGALFSVGDGHFAQGDGESCGAAVETTTSVVLRFDLRKQSATSGGARYLRFERLTAGPPEVAARPHFAVTGVPVDDAGRIHPENLNLATRNALRLMVDHLANERGFTRQQAYALCSVAVDLRISQIVDVPNVLVSAMVPTDIFE